Part of the Candoia aspera isolate rCanAsp1 chromosome 1, rCanAsp1.hap2, whole genome shotgun sequence genome, ATAAgaccagttcttttttttttgttttaaagaacgAAAAAAATCAGATCTCAAGAATCAGTTCACACTCTATTAGGTACACCATTATGCATCTTTCTCCTCCTCTGATCTGACTAACCATCTTCTCTAGACTCTGCCATTAATATCACGGAGACACAAGTTATTTTGTTATTAGATCATAGTCTGGGGGAAGCAAAAGAAGTGCAATGCTCCTTTAGGATCATATCTCAACAAATTTCAGCTGGAAGTGAACCTACTTCCCAATCCATTCAACATGGTTACCATTGTTACTATATGACAGGAGAAAGTTAGTTTGAGAGCAAAAAGAAAGATCATTATGGATGCTACTTTAACAGTCTCTAGTTCAAATAAAACCATTCCCTGCCTCATGTACGAGCAATGGATTACAAGCACATAACAGCCGTTGATGTTACTTCATATACACAAACCATGAGGTTGCTTCCAAACTAAACTCTTCTTTAAGATTTCAGAAGCATGAGAGGTTTTAAAGGCTGCATCCAAATTTGTCTCTGCTTTCTTAAACAGAAACCACACTCCAAAAAGCATCATTTGTAGGATGTCATTTGCCTATCATTCaactcagattaaaaaaaaaccccacagtatCAACACGCTAAGAATTATTTTTAGGAGAATAAAATGTACAACAGCTACTTTAAGTAGCTAGCTGAACAAACACCACACATCACACAAGAAAAAGTCAACTGTCTGAATCAGTGTTTACTTGAGCAAAACCTTGTAAGGGTACACTATACTCAGTCTTATTTTAAAGAAGTTGATTAGATTTTTATACAACATAGCCCCCATCAATTTAAAATAGACCCACTGAAGAATGGAATGAAGAGTTGGAAATGCAACATTTCAGAACCAGACTGTGTGTGTTTTCAACTTCTTTTCTGAGGAAGACCTCTCAGAATCTGTATCTTCAAACTCTGCTCTGTGCCTTTTCTGTCGTCCATGGTTTTGTGAGCCATCACTGTCTGCGGGATGCAATTCAGCAACCTCCTCTTTCATGCTCATGCTGTGACTAGAAGAGTCTGTTGCAGACAGGCAGCATTCCTTGTGCAATGATGTGCATGTCTGCACAAAGCTGCCTTTATCAACATTTAAGTGTAATTGTCTTCCTTGAGCCTCCTGCTCTCCAAAACTCTGTCCATTATTAAGGTAAGGAGAACGAGAGTGTAGGTGGCCATTATTGTGGTTTGTACAGGAATTCTCATTGTTCCTCTCCTCACTGTCATCTGTTTGGTTTCTAGAGAAATTTCCAGATCCATTACCATTGGCAGGAGTAAAAAATGAATCCTTAGAAACAGCCAGTGCGTTGTGGCTGGATGTTGTTTGACAATTCTGGTTATTTTTCTGTTCCACAAATCCTGCAGGTTGATTGCATGACTCCTCAATGCAACTAACTCTTTCCTTGCAAATGGCTTTCCCATTGAGCTTCTTAGCTTCAAAAGAATGATCTATAGACCCACTACTCCCAGTATCTTGGGCTAGGGTTTCCTGGTCTTCCACCTGTCGTTGGTTATCACATTCATGTTCTTGAATGTTTCTAGAAGTTTCTACTGGGTTACGATCCTTGAACATGTCTTTGTTATGGttttcagcagcagaagcatCTTGACTGCTAAGAGCTTTTCTACTGGTTCCTGGTCTTCCATCACTTTCTCCACCTCCACATGAAGATTCGCCATCTTTATTAGCTGCATAAGACATGTAAGAATAATGAAGCCAACGAAAAGCTTTATAGATCTTTCTATCTACCGATTCACTCTCGGAgcaaggaaaaatcttctctttACGGACCTCTGTATTTCCAGCACTTCTTTCAGGAGATGAagctggagaaggagagagatcaTCCACTTTGATTTGGGGATAATCATAAAGGTCGTCACCTATATAGGTACTTGTGTTTCCTGCATTTGCATTagtcctttcttccttttgtggCTTCTGTCTTTGTCTACGTCTGAGAGCATTGCGCTGCCTGGTTAAGGCACGTCGCTCATTCAATTCCTCATCATCTTctgtgctgctgctactgctggagCTGCTTGAATCATTCTCTTCAGGACTAGGGGACCTTGGTCTTGGGAAAAGATCAGCATCCAGCTCAGTTTCGCAGGTATTTTCATCAGAGTCAGACTCATTGGAAAGGGCTAGGAGGCGTTTGTCTTGATATCTCCTAAGTGCAGATAACCGTTGCTGACGAGAAGCCACAGCTTCTCTGGGTGATGGAGATTCAGTGGATCTCAAAGTTCCCAAGTTATAGGCAGGTTCATCAGATTCTTCTGTCATATGAGGTGGGGAGTGACGCAGAGAAGTAGAGGACTCAGATTCACTATAGCCTGAGCGTTCACTTACTCCAGCATGGAGCTGCAGGATAGTGCTTTCACTGAGGTCACTGTCAGAGTCAGAACTCCACCCCTCAATTTCCCGACGGACCAAGGAATCAAAGAAGGCCATCATTCGTGGGTCCTCTTGGACTGACTGATTGGCATAATCATGAGACAGGCCACTGCCACTGTTCAATACAAGATTAATGTACTCCTCGTGTGTATAGAGACAACGTGAATCATCTTCAATTTTACCATCAAGATCTCCCGTACAACCAGGTTGTCGATAAGGGCTCCAAATCTATAAACAGAAAGAAGAGATCACTTTATATCCTTGCCACTCATTACTTTAAgacattaaaacatttaaataagcaACTTGTATATTCATATCCTAGCGATTTTAGAGAAATGGTACTGATGTGGTAGATCTTATAAGAAcacttatttttattccattccaCAGGTACATTCAGATAAAAGATATTTCCCCATCTGAACTGGTGGATTCACAACTCATAAAAATACCCTAAACTAGAAATGAAACACCAGACTGCAGCGCTCTATTTTTATGCAATAAGTGTTTACTGGGAGGGGGGGAAAGCAGAGAAGGGATGGTTAAAAATGCTTAGCTACTTTCTGTGTAAAAGTCTAGGCACAAACCAAGACACTGGTTTCCCAGGAAACTGGCACTAGTTGGATGAAGAAATATACCATTGTGTTTTATGAGATTGCATACAGTATTTCATCTAGCAATTGCAGACATTCTTATacctgaaaaatgaaatatattataaGCTGAGAAATGTATTGGACACCTCTGTATTTCAGCCCCATTGCAAATGTCCCAGCAAAGAAAAACACATGACATTTCCAGTTACGTGTGTCAGTGTCAAAAGGAACAGGGAGCTGTTAGGATTTCCCTACCCACTAAGATTCTGATGAATATGCTTGGACTAGCGCTGTGCATTTTTATAATGACATGAGTTAAACTACTGCTATCATTATCACTACAAGTCATGAATTTTATGCTCCTCACCTGCTGTACACAGCTATGCCTAAATAAGGAGATGAATTATACCTGCTGGATACATGTGCTGTTCAATCAACAGCAGCACGAAATATCTCTCTGCAGAAATAGCTGGGCACATGTGAAGTAAAAGAGTATGGCTTGCTAATGGTGGTGGTGCACAGGTGTGCAATGTTAAATGAaatattagttttttaaaaaacagttcttTGGCAGGCCTTGTCATCTTTCATCTGGCTCTTGATGAATTTATGGGCTATCACTCTGCGGAGAAGCAGGAGGATATGGCTATATAGTGCAGTAGCCTTCTACCCAAAACAAAGGCTAATGGACGCATTGTTCCATCATCCAAAATGAGTCATGGCAGGTGGTGCTTCCCTATGTTTTCTGCTACTACCTTCCCTTGTCCACAGCTATCCTTTCAGGAGATGCAGATGGACTATGCTCCATTACTCAGAATATAAACAGAACTTCATTAAAACATAGTTTAAAGCAAAAGCAAACTGTTGCATGAGAATGcctctccatttctttttcttcatgggTCCAACTCCTTCAGCTCTTCGCTACACATTTATATTCAACATGCTCTCCCATACTATTATTTCCCAATTCTTTTTATAGCATATATCCTATTCTTCTATTTTACTCATTTTAAGAAGTCTTCATCAATTCTAGCAAGAAAGATGGAGatctataaaagaaagaaaaagaaatccagattTTTCTGTGGTTTAACCAAAGCTGTCTTTGAAAGCAGTAGTTACAAACTCAGACCAACACTCATGTAGGTAAAATCCTTCTCTATACGTGCTGCTGAGCACAAAACAGCAATCTAAAACAGATGCCCaaatccaaaattaaaaaaaaaacaatcaatcaataaaaggaTTGATTACAATAGAGTAATTTTCTTTTGTTACTGTGTCTGTAAGGTAGCTGTTTTTGGAGAAATATCTGCTAT contains:
- the DCAF5 gene encoding DDB1- and CUL4-associated factor 5 — encoded protein: MRRRAGLGGNMRSVVGFLSQRGLQGDPLLTQDFQRRRLRGCRNLYKKDLLGHFGCVNAIEFSNNGGQWLVSGGDDRRVLLWHMEQAIHSRVKPVQLKGEHRSNIFCLAFNSGNTRVFSGGNDEQVLLHDVQSGETLDVFAHEDAVYGLSVSPVDDNVFASSSDDGRVLIWDIRESSQGEPFCLANYPSAFHSVMFNPVEPRLLATANSKEGVGLWDIRKPQSSLLRYGGNLSLQSAMSVRFNSNGTQLLALRRRLPPVLYDIHSRLPIFQFDNQGYFNSCTMKSCCFAGDRDQYILSGSDDFNLYMWRIPPDPEAGEIGRVVNGAFMVLKGHRSIVNQVRFNPHTYMICSSGVEKIIKIWSPYRQPGCTGDLDGKIEDDSRCLYTHEEYINLVLNSGSGLSHDYANQSVQEDPRMMAFFDSLVRREIEGWSSDSDSDLSESTILQLHAGVSERSGYSESESSTSLRHSPPHMTEESDEPAYNLGTLRSTESPSPREAVASRQQRLSALRRYQDKRLLALSNESDSDENTCETELDADLFPRPRSPSPEENDSSSSSSSSSTEDDEELNERRALTRQRNALRRRQRQKPQKEERTNANAGNTSTYIGDDLYDYPQIKVDDLSPSPASSPERSAGNTEVRKEKIFPCSESESVDRKIYKAFRWLHYSYMSYAANKDGESSCGGGESDGRPGTSRKALSSQDASAAENHNKDMFKDRNPVETSRNIQEHECDNQRQVEDQETLAQDTGSSGSIDHSFEAKKLNGKAICKERVSCIEESCNQPAGFVEQKNNQNCQTTSSHNALAVSKDSFFTPANGNGSGNFSRNQTDDSEERNNENSCTNHNNGHLHSRSPYLNNGQSFGEQEAQGRQLHLNVDKGSFVQTCTSLHKECCLSATDSSSHSMSMKEEVAELHPADSDGSQNHGRQKRHRAEFEDTDSERSSSEKKLKTHTVWF